One stretch of Euphorbia lathyris chromosome 7, ddEupLath1.1, whole genome shotgun sequence DNA includes these proteins:
- the LOC136201261 gene encoding protein PMR5 encodes MCFLNGFKHPFSLNPEKWHLLGLILGSLVLLLETQISSSALILSMRNHHNNKHQNTRPMIQSGNQTSCSLFIGSWVKDDSYPLYQSSNCPIIEPQFDCLKYGRPDSEYLKYRWKPFNCELPRFNGAEFVSKMEGKTIMFVGDSLGKNQWQSLICLILADLPSSANTQMSRGLPLSIFKFLDYGLSIEFYKAPYLVDIDVVEGKRVLKLQDISGNGNAWRNADVLVFNTGHWWSHLGSLQGWDYMESGGTYYQDMDRLDALEKAVRTWANWVDNNVDHTRTRVFFQSISPTHYNPSEWGSMATPTGNCYGETSPTLTPTPTTGAMYTGSDPDQMRVEDEIINQMHTPVYLLDISMLSELRKDCHPSIYSGDLTPQQRAKPYQSADCSHWCLPGLPDTWNQLFYTSLFF; translated from the exons ATGTGTTTTCTCAATGGGTTTAAGCACCCATTCTCTCTAAATCCagaaaaatggcatcttttgGGTCTGATTTTGGGAAGTTTAGTTTTGTTACTAGAAACCCAAATTTCATCCTCAGCTTTGATACTGAGTATGAGAAATCACCACAACAACAAACATCAAAACACAAGACCAATGATTCAATCAGGAAATCAAACTAGTTGTTCATTGTTTATAGGATCTTGGGTTAAAGATGATTCATACCCTCTTTATCAATCTTCTAATTGCCCCATTATTGAACCTCAATTTGATTGTCTCAAGTATGGCCGTCCAGATTCTGAGTATCTCAAGTATAGATGGAAGCCTTTCAACTGTGAACTCCCCAG ATTTAATGGGGCTGAATTTGTGAGTAAAATGGAAGGGAAGACTATAATGTTTGTGGGGGATTCACTTGGGAAAAATCAATGGCAGTCTTTGATTTGTTTGATTTTAGCTGATTTGCCTTCTTCAGCTAATACCCAGATGAGCAGAGGATTGCCTCTTTCCATTTTCAAGTTCTTG GACTATGGATTATCAATAGAATTCTACAAAGCACCATACTTGGTGGACATAGATGTAGTAGAAGGCAAGAGAGTACTAAAGCTACAAGACATATCTGGGAATGGAAATGCTTGGAGGAATGCAGATGTTTTAGTGTTTAATACTGGACATTGGTGGAGTCATTTAGGCTCTCTTCAAGG ATGGGATTATATGGAATCAGGAGGTACATATTACCAAGACATGGATAGATTAGATGCATTGGAAAAAGCAGTGAGAACATGGGCTAATTGGGTTGATAACAATGTTGATCATACTAGAACTAGAGTCTTTTTTCAGTCTATTTCTCCTACACATTACAA TCCAAGTGAATGGGGATCAATGGCAACACCAACCGGAAACTGTTACGGCGAGACATCCCCGACTCTAACCCCGACACCGACAACCGGAGCAATGTACACAGGATCAGACCCAGATCAAATGAGAGTTGAAGATGAAATAATCAATCAAATGCACACACCAGTTTATCTACTTGACATTTCAATGTTATCTGAATTAAGAAAAGATTGTCATCCATCAATATACAGTGGTGATCTGACTCCACAACAAAGGGCTAAACCTTATCAATCTGCAGATTGTAGCCATTGGTGTCTTCCTGGTCTCCCTGATACTTGGAATCAATTGTTTTATACatctcttttcttttaa